The DNA sequence CTTCTCCGAGAGGTGGTTTTCGACCACTTCCTCACAGCCTGCCAAGGCCATGCATGCGATGATGATGAAGGTCCAAGTCCGTTTCATGTTGATGGAATCTGCGGCAAGTTACAAAGCTTTCTGAATATACTCCCCACTTCTCCTGCGCCCACTCGTGTCGTTCAAGGTGGAATTCCGCCCGGCGGGCGTTGTATCCCGTTTGGGCGATGCCCAGAATTTCCCCACATTTGCCCCAAAAATATGCCCGCCACCATCATCGCCATATTCGCTGCCGCCGAAAATCACGTCATCGGAAGCGAAAACACCATCCCTTGGAGGCTCCCTGCCGATCTCAAGCATTTTAAGCGCATCACGATGGGCAACCCCATGATCATGGGCCGCAAGACCTTCGAATCCCTACCCGGTCTTCTGCCCGGCCGTCGCCATCTCGTCCTTTCCCGCAATCCCGAATTCGAAGCCCCGGGCGCCGAAGTCTTTCCCGATCTGGCATCAGCCATTGGTGCATGTGGAGACGCCGAGCAAATTTCCATTGTAGGCGGCGCGACCATCTACGAAGCCGCATTTGAGGCCGGAATCATCGACAAAGTGTACAAAACGCTGGTCCATGCCGAGGTGGAAGGAGATGCGACCTTTGACATCCCCCAACCCGAATTGTGGCAGATCTCGAACGTAGACGCCCACCAAGCCGACAGCAAGAACGAATTTGCCTATACCTTCTTGGAACTCACTCCCCGGGAAGCTCCCGATTCCTTGGCATAGGTATTTCTGCTGGACCATTTGGGCGTGCCCCCGCGAACTGATCAAACAGGAGACGCCTGGCATGATAGTCGCGGGGTCGCGTGCTGCATGGGTTC is a window from the Pontibacter sp. G13 genome containing:
- a CDS encoding dihydrofolate reductase; this translates as MPATIIAIFAAAENHVIGSENTIPWRLPADLKHFKRITMGNPMIMGRKTFESLPGLLPGRRHLVLSRNPEFEAPGAEVFPDLASAIGACGDAEQISIVGGATIYEAAFEAGIIDKVYKTLVHAEVEGDATFDIPQPELWQISNVDAHQADSKNEFAYTFLELTPREAPDSLA